In Musa acuminata AAA Group cultivar baxijiao chromosome BXJ2-3, Cavendish_Baxijiao_AAA, whole genome shotgun sequence, the following proteins share a genomic window:
- the LOC103977235 gene encoding phenylpropanoylacetyl-CoA synthase, with translation MAHINAFPRAQGADGPATVLAIGTANPAHFVDQMEYPDFFFRITNAEDKTELKEKFKRICENSAIRKRHMSLTEEILKGNPNLCGYMEQPSFDARQKVVLEAVPKMAAESAEKAIKEWGRPTSDITHLVFCSAAGLDLPGVDYRLVQKLGLPTSVRRVMLYNVGCHAGASALRLAKDLVENNKGARALVVSSEVNVMFFRGPDDDHFENLIGQALFGDGSAALIVGADPVEGVEKPIYEISSASQVMVPESEEMVAGHLREIGLTFHLAKKVPSIVGSNIVRCLQAAFAPMGITDWNELFWIVHTGGRAIIDQVEANAGLAAGKLAPTRHVLSEHGNMQSASVLFIMDEMRKRSAVEGHATTGQGCQWGVLFGFGPGISVETVVLRSFPI, from the exons ATGGCACACATCAACGCCTTCCCGAGGGCGCAGGGCGCCGACGGCCCGGCTACGGTCCTGGCCATCGGCACCGCCAATCCTGCACATTTCGTGGATCAGATGGAATATCCTGACTTCTTCTTCCGAATCACCAACGCAGAGGACAAGACGGAGCTCAAAGAGAAGTTTAAGCGGATAT GTGAGAATTCGGCCATCAGGAAGCGGCACATGTCCCTGACGGAGGAGATCCTCAAGGGGAACCCCAATCTGTGCGGGTACATGGAGCAGCCGTCGTTCGACGCGCGGCAGAAGGTGGTGCTGGAGGCAGTGCCAAAGATGGCGGCGGAGTCGGCCGAGAAGGCCATCAAGGAGTGGGGTCGCCCCACGTCGGACATCACACATCTGGTCTTCTGCTCCGCCGCCGGGTTGGACCTCCCGGGCGTCGACTACCGCCTGGTCCAGAAGCTCGGCCTCCCCACCTCCGTCCGCCGCGTGATGCTCTACAACGTGGGCTGCCACGCCGGCGCCTCGGCGCTCCGGTTGGCCAAGGACCTCGTCGAGAACAACAAGGGCGCCCGCGCGTTGGTGGTCTCCTCCGAGGTGAACGTCATGTTCTTCCGTGGCCCCGACGACGACCACTTCGAGAACCTCATCGGCCAGGCCCTTTTCGGCGACGGCTCGGCGGCGCTCATCGTCGGCGCTGACCCGGTCGAGGGGGTTGAGAAGCCCATCTACGAGATCAGCTCGGCGTCGCAAGTGATGGTGCCGGAGAGCGAGGAGATGGTGGCGGGGCACCTGAGGGAGATCGGCCTGACCTTCCACCTCGCGAAGAAGGTCCCCTCCATCGTCGGCAGCAACATCGTGCGGTGCCTGCAGGCGGCGTTCGCGCCGATGGGCATCACGGACTGGAACGAGCTGTTCTGGATCGTGCACACGGGCGGACGGGCCATCATCGACCAGGTGGAGGCCAATGCGGGGCTGGCGGCGGGGAAGCTGGCGCCGACGAGGCACGTGCTTAGTGAGCACGGGAACATGCAGAGCGCGTCGGTGCTGTTCATCATGGACGAGATGCGGAAGCGATCGGCGGTGGAGGGCCACGCCACCACCGGACAGGGCTGCCAGTGGGGGGTGCTCTTCGGCTTCGGCCCGGGCATCTCCGTGGAGACCGTCGTCCTCCGCAGCTTCCCGATCTAG